From Daucus carota subsp. sativus chromosome 6, DH1 v3.0, whole genome shotgun sequence, the proteins below share one genomic window:
- the LOC108228188 gene encoding protein kinase PVPK-1, translating into MESLVEGVNSLPSVSYKPSSLSGNRLPHPYSAKHSRHESSLSAAYVTGVDHRVKTTHTSSESMTSSKQSYKTTRNTMQTEMLPDLSQQLNRSNKGKSEVLHFDEELDRMEKVNLHKQVSAVEAMPCIKQYIDDSEDFNSISFAETAIPVIGAKGATGYLNDQVPSQSGINNCPSPQNSFYSAAQFIEAKQSFTNTEVSECTSSVEKSIESGDISVTGDFVESRKTSIYRGSTGSDISEESSSSSFSSAMYKPHKANDSRWEAIQAIRSRDGNLGLHHFRMFKKLGCGDIGSVQLAELIGTKSYFAIKVMDKGNLAGRKKLLRAQTEREILQSLDHPFLPTLYSHFETENFSFLVMEFCPGGDLHALRQKQPGKYFSEHAARFYVAEVLLAMEYLHMLGIIYRDLKPENVLVREDGHIMLSDFDLSLRCAVSPTLVRSSNSISEPKNSAYCIEPSCVIQPSCIQPTCFGPRFLGKPKKDKKQKAKGEIYNQVSLLPELIAEPTSARSMSFVGTHEYLAPEIIKGEGHGSAVDWWTFGIFLYELLFGRTPFKGAGNRATLFNVVGQPLKFPDSPSVSFAARDLIRGLLVKEPQHRLAYRRGATEIKQHPFFQSVNWALIRCASPPDVPKPYPIEVPKSPKVENVAGVDMKPSGSGSYLEIDFF; encoded by the exons ATGGAGTCCCTTGTCGAGGGAGTTAATTCTCTGCCTTCAGTGAGCTACAAGCCTTCTTCTCTCTCAGGAAATCGACTCCCTCATCCTTATTCTGCAAAACACTCTCGACATGAAAGTTCCTTATCTGCAGCCTATGTGACTGGTGTTGATCATCGGGTAAAGACAACCCATACATCGTCAGAGTCTATGACTAGTTCAAAGCAATCTTACAAGACAACCCGCAATACAATGCAGACGGAAATGCTGCCTGACTTGTCGCAGCAACTAAACAGATCAAATAAGGGCAAGTCAGAAGTTTTGCATTTTGATGAAGAACTTGATCGAATGGAGAAAGTAAATTTACATAAACAGGTTTCTGCTGTAGAAGCAATGCCTTGTATTAAGCAATATATTGATGATTCTGAAGATTTTAACTCAATAAGCTTTGCGGAAACTGCGATTCCTGTTATAGGAGCTAAAGGAGCCACTGGGTATTTAAATGACCAAGTACCTTCTCAGTCAGGCATCAATAATTGCCCAAGTCCCCAAAACAGCTTCTATTCTGCCGCACAGTTTATAGAAGCTAAACAGAGCTTCACGAACACAGAAGTTAGTGAATGCACCAGCAGCGTAGAGAAATCCATTGAAAGTGGTGATATTAGCGTCACTGGTGATTTTGTTGAGAGCAGGAAGACTAGCATCTACAGAGGTAGCACTGGCAGTGATATTAGTGAAGAGAGTAGCTCCAGTAGTTTTAGTAGCGCCATGTACAAGCCCCACAAGGCCAATGATTCGAGATGGGAAGCAATTCAAGCCATCAGGTCCCGTGATGGGAATTTGGGTTTACATCACTTTAGAATGTTTAAGAAATTGGGCTGTGGAGATATAGGGAGTGTTCAACTGGCGGAGCTAATTGGCACAAAAAGTTATTTTGCCATCAAAGTCATGGATAAAGGAAATTTAGCCGGTCGAAAAAAGTTATTGAGAGCTCAGACAGAAAGAGAAATTTTGCAGTCTCTGGATCATCCATTTCTTCCCACTTTGTATTCACACTTTGAGACAGAAAACTTCTCTTTCCTGGTGATGGAATTCTGCCCAGGTGGAGATTTGCATGCACTCCGGCAAAAACAACCTGGGAAATATTTCTCAGAGCATGCTGCCAG GTTTTATGTGGCAGAGGTGCTCCTCGCTATGGAGTACTTGCACATGCTGGGGATAATATACAGAGACCTTAAACCAGAAAATGTACTGGTGAGGGAAGACGGGCACATTATGCTTTCAGATTTTGATCTCTCGCTTAGATGTGCAGTGAGCCCAACCCTGGTCAGATCCTCAAATTCTATCTCTGAACCTAAGAACTCTGCATATTGTATCGAGCCATCTTGTGTAATACAGCCATCTTGCATCCAACCTACATGTTTTGGACCTCGCTTTCTTGGCAAGCCAAAGAAAGATAAAAAACAAAAAGCCAAGGGTGAAATATATAATCAAGTAAGCCTCCTTCCTGAGCTCATTGCTGAACCCACAAGTGCTCGGTCTATGTCTTTTGTAGGTACCCACGAGTATCTAGCTCCTGAAATTATCAAAGGTGAAGGACACGGCAGTGCTGTGGATTGGTGGACTTTTGGGATATTTTTGTATGAACTCCTGTTTGGTAGGACACCTTTCAAAGGAGCAGGTAACCGAGCCACTCTGTTTAACGTGGTTGGACAGCCCCTGAAGTTCCCCGATTCACCTAGCGTTAGTTTTGCTGCGAGAGACCTGATCAGAGGATTACTTGTCAAAGAGCCACAGCATCGCCTTGCATACAGACGCGGAGCCACTGAAATCAAGCAGCATCCATTTTTCCAGAGTGTAAACTGGGCGCTTATCCGCTGTGCGAGTCCACCAGATGTACCAAAGCCATATCCAATCGAGGTACCAAAATCACCTAAAGTTGAGAATGTAGCAGGTGTTGATATGAAGCCTTCTGGTTCTGGTAGCTATTTAGAAATTGATTTCTTTTGA
- the LOC108224535 gene encoding F-box/LRR-repeat protein 4: MDTILCDELIQEIFRRLPPPSSPTISLVSKRWLRLLRSSKSSLSLFLSPPFSTPSLSAFLSHHPCLSSLSLSSTNTHAFPDQLIACVSISCPGIQVFRVLGPPLSVSSLLSLSASCSRIRTLTVSLSRPVSFSWVVNFKALNNLSVILSGRDLGEVEFGDEIDCETGFALESLSLSGLRAGDYGLNWLWRNCKKLRILQFKSCESVGDNALFAGFVKDLKGLQEVELRTCRSIVDVVLFNLAEYCASLTSLLIYDGGSRLGLLHFIRQCKCSLRNIDLRLPLDLDNRHLLGIAENFRGLLNFRLQSCCLVTGEGLKRFGVALSNVLEELVLINCDVVERESGLLSTLGQSLRHLKKLDLSYNDMLLDKELVAILVSCTYVRELKLNGCSGLTSAATVSMSKNCKLLESIDIRNCCGIQEEAVQLLVMNSPRLRRLYVEEYKLSGVVRMLALNKVIEFID, encoded by the coding sequence ATGGATACAATCCTGTGCGATGAACTCATCCAAGAGATTTTCCGGCGACTCCCACCGCCCTCTTCCCCCACCATCTCTCTCGTCTCCAAACGCTGGCTCCGTCTCCTCCGCTCCTCCAagtcatctctctccctctttctCTCCCCTCCCTTTTCAACCCCTTCTCTCTCTGCCTTTCTCTCTCATCATCCttgtctctcttctctctcactCTCCTCCACAAACACACACGCTTTCCCTGATCAACTTATAGCTTGTGTGTCTATTTCTTGTCCTGGTATTCAAGTCTTTCGTGTCTTGGGCCCCCCTCTCTCTGTTTCTTCTCTGCTTTCTCTCTCTGCTTCTTGTTCTAGGATACGGACTTTAACTGTTTCTCTCTCCAGGCCTGTTTCTTTCAGTTGGGTTGTTAATTTTAAGGCTCTGAACAATCTCTCTGTGATTCTCTCCGGGAGAGATTTGGGAGAGGTTGAGTTTGGTGATGAGATTGACTGTGAGACTGGATTTGCGTTGGAGAGTCTGAGCTTAAGTGGGCTTAGGGCAGGTGATTATGGGCTTAATTGGCTATGGAGGAACTGTAAGAAGTTGAGAATTTTGCAGTTTAAGAGCTGTGAAAGTGTGGGTGACAACGCCTTGTTTGCTGGTTTTGTTAAGGACCTCAAGGGTCTTCAAGAAGTCGAGTTGAGGACTTGTAGAAGTATAGTTGATGTTGTTTTGTTTAATTTGGCTGAATATTGTGCTTCTTTGACTTCACTTTTGATTTATGATGGGGGTTCACGACTAGGGTTGCTTCATTTCATTAGGCAATGCAAGTGTAGTTTGCGAAATATCGATTTAAGGTTGCCACTTGATCTCGATAACCGTCATTTGCTGGGAATAGCTGAAAATTTTCGAGGGCTATTGAATTTTAGGCTTCAAAGTTGTTGTCTTGTTACAGGTGAAGGCCTAAAGAGATTTGGGGTTGCTTTGAGCAATGTTCTTGAAGAATTGGTGTTGATAAACTGTGATGTTGTTGAAAGAGAAAGTGGGTTGCTTTCGACATTAGGACAGAGTTTGAGGCATTTGAAGAAGCTTGATCTGTCTTATAATGATATGTTGTTGGATAAAGAACTCGTGGCGATTCTGGTCTCATGTACTTATGTACGTGAATTGAAGTTAAATGGTTGTAGTGGATTAACTAGTGCTGCCACAGTTTCAATGTCGAAGAACTGTAAGCTTTTGGAAAGTATAGATATAAGAAATTGTTGCGGGATCCAAGAGGAGGCAGTTCAGTTGCTTGTTATGAATTCTCCGCGGTTGAGACGGCTATACGTCGAAGAATATAAACTTTCTGGTGTTGTCAGGATGTTGGCGTTAAACAAGGTTATTGAGTTTATTGACTGA
- the LOC108225537 gene encoding cyclin-dependent protein kinase inhibitor SMR6 has translation MGLSKKHQTDEGGDSKKWVIAGIAIRAPLRCISTKPRDGYVEEDEEKRSTTPTAKEARIPKKLKCPPAPRKQPQTASCQFNGVREFFNPPDLESVFIRRVERAN, from the coding sequence ATGGGCTTGTCCAAAAAACACCAGACAGATGAAGGAGGAGATTCCAAGAAATGGGTCATTGCCGGAATTGCGATTAGAGCTCCTCTGAGATGTATTTCTACGAAGCCGAGAGATGGGTATGTTGAAGAAGATGAGGAGAAGCGTAGCACTACTCCTACAGCAAAAGAAGCGAGAATACCCAAGAAATTGAAGTGCCCACCAGCGCCGAGAAAGCAGCCTCAGACAGCTTCGTGTCAGTTTAATGGAGTGAGGGAGTTCTTCAATCCACCAGACCTGGAATCGGTGTTTATTCGTCGTGTGGAAAGAGCTAATTGA